One Cellulosimicrobium protaetiae genomic region harbors:
- a CDS encoding nuclear transport factor 2 family protein, which translates to MTTTERTTTTETLVRELADRAELADLVARHSLWIDEHRYDETDRLFTDDVVVTSRRGEARGLDALVALVRRGHDGYARTLHHKGNLVVEIDGDTATVRAHDLAVFVLDEDTESIAAAVHRYGARRTADGWRFDRLEVTPVALTGALERAL; encoded by the coding sequence ATGACCACGACCGAGCGCACGACCACGACCGAGACGCTCGTCCGCGAGCTCGCCGACCGTGCCGAGCTGGCCGACCTCGTCGCCCGCCACAGCCTGTGGATCGACGAGCACCGGTACGACGAGACCGACCGGCTCTTCACCGACGACGTCGTCGTCACCTCGCGGCGCGGCGAGGCACGCGGGCTCGACGCTCTCGTCGCGCTCGTGCGACGCGGCCACGACGGCTACGCCCGAACCCTGCACCACAAGGGGAACCTCGTCGTCGAGATCGACGGCGACACCGCGACGGTGCGCGCGCACGACCTCGCCGTCTTCGTCCTCGACGAGGACACCGAGTCGATCGCCGCGGCGGTCCACCGCTACGGCGCGCGGCGCACGGCCGACGGATGGCGCTTCGACCGCCTGGAGGTCACACCCGTCGCGCTGACGGGCGCGCTCGAGCGGGCGCTCTAG
- a CDS encoding MarR family winged helix-turn-helix transcriptional regulator — MDTEDDLRFDRGDETPERLKGQFSRLVGMTAAQTRRVAGDALRSVGAHKDHFVVLAALAELGPASQSTLSDRTRVYRSDLVTVLNELTDGGWVRRSPDPADKRRNVVSITTAGQRRLDELDAILREVNDRVLAPLSADDRARLFRLLEQVNAHLVAEADVS, encoded by the coding sequence GTGGACACCGAGGACGACCTCCGCTTCGACCGCGGCGACGAGACGCCGGAACGACTCAAGGGCCAGTTCTCGCGCCTCGTCGGGATGACCGCGGCCCAGACCCGTCGCGTCGCCGGCGACGCGCTGCGGAGCGTCGGCGCGCACAAGGACCACTTCGTCGTGCTCGCCGCGCTCGCGGAGCTCGGTCCCGCGAGCCAGTCGACCTTGTCGGACCGCACGCGCGTCTACCGCAGCGACCTCGTCACGGTGCTCAACGAGCTCACCGACGGCGGGTGGGTCCGCCGCTCACCCGACCCGGCGGACAAGCGCCGCAACGTCGTCTCGATCACGACCGCGGGGCAACGTCGCCTCGACGAGTTGGACGCGATCCTCCGCGAGGTCAACGACCGGGTCCTGGCGCCGCTCTCCGCCGACGACCGCGCACGGCTCTTCCGGCTCCTGGAGCAGGTCAACGCCCATCTCGTCGCCGAGGCCGACGTCTCCTGA
- a CDS encoding tetratricopeptide repeat protein, with the protein MTDANAQAPQDQHWTEGFPHLADRAAALLGVDVATVARLNKVVPGGFHVWTPGRGGAQAVVGFDGAAYVRESCFTQAQMVEAFAAGHRNEANAATLPVNHAASAVASMVGILRGEPAQPATPSGPSEAELAELVGGTFEQTTPDEIAERLRAQGKGSYLVVGIDRAHGPGHWYVAYFDGESVQALDPIANGRAAWPPAADAVRWWANGSPTRRPETVTAETRSRHGRRVWLRTTPELLPWAADLLGYYGSTDPAAVTAGRGSWYGFWWTVLAADGDDLRVSATDLTKDGVTTLTSDVDPMLDAYRRTREMAAFCKVDPRPTRFVQTVKVFQGVYDAPEVHVHRYEPTDTASGWVVKPSAAQPRGGVVDVPAHEVYRSAPHLVRYLSLPVGFRAVWAKNRTNQIWNPDGELVWDADAQDAARAAARQEPTTGAPAPAGDGTASDAPAGAATSGTSRPRGSVAYEAARDALDDRAASRERVLAAAHGLRDAFVRNEHMIGLLPGDAGQVLVDTYRKADAGGADPVSREAATAWVREAYFRRLPVASEAAARVDRLCEDDPDGTAHVLRGWMRYNGYGFAQDAAGAVSDHDEAARRGNADALFELSVLTATGQGTPVDEVRSRALLERAAEAGHPRALYNLAAEHATGRGRPRDSARALELYLAAGEKGNGRAAFTAGVMLLTGDGSLPDPARASGAFRDAEDLGFDVRDAVAQFPPRLAEQVLGALAEG; encoded by the coding sequence GTGACCGACGCGAACGCCCAAGCCCCGCAGGACCAGCACTGGACCGAGGGCTTCCCGCACCTCGCCGACCGGGCCGCGGCCCTCCTCGGCGTCGACGTCGCCACGGTCGCGCGGCTGAACAAGGTCGTCCCGGGCGGGTTCCACGTGTGGACCCCGGGCCGCGGTGGTGCGCAGGCCGTCGTCGGGTTCGACGGGGCGGCGTACGTGCGCGAGTCCTGCTTCACGCAGGCGCAGATGGTGGAGGCGTTCGCCGCGGGCCACCGCAACGAGGCGAACGCCGCCACGCTCCCCGTGAACCACGCGGCGTCCGCGGTGGCCTCGATGGTCGGGATCCTGCGCGGCGAGCCGGCGCAGCCTGCGACCCCCTCCGGCCCGAGCGAGGCGGAGCTCGCGGAGCTCGTCGGGGGCACCTTCGAGCAGACGACCCCCGACGAGATCGCCGAGCGGCTCCGTGCCCAGGGGAAGGGCTCGTACCTCGTCGTCGGCATCGACCGCGCGCACGGGCCGGGCCACTGGTACGTCGCGTACTTCGACGGCGAGTCGGTGCAGGCGCTCGACCCGATCGCGAACGGGCGGGCGGCATGGCCCCCGGCGGCGGACGCCGTGCGCTGGTGGGCGAACGGCTCCCCGACACGCAGGCCGGAGACGGTCACCGCGGAGACCCGCTCGCGCCACGGGCGTCGGGTGTGGCTGCGGACGACGCCCGAGCTCCTGCCGTGGGCGGCGGATCTCCTCGGCTACTACGGGTCGACGGACCCCGCGGCCGTCACCGCGGGGCGCGGAAGCTGGTACGGGTTCTGGTGGACCGTCCTGGCTGCGGACGGCGACGACCTGCGGGTCTCGGCGACGGACCTGACGAAGGACGGCGTCACGACGCTCACCAGCGACGTCGACCCGATGCTCGACGCGTACCGGCGAACCCGTGAGATGGCGGCGTTCTGCAAGGTCGACCCGCGGCCGACCCGGTTCGTCCAGACGGTCAAGGTGTTCCAGGGCGTGTACGACGCACCGGAGGTTCACGTGCACCGCTACGAACCCACCGACACCGCGTCGGGGTGGGTCGTCAAGCCGTCCGCCGCGCAGCCGCGGGGAGGCGTGGTCGACGTGCCGGCGCACGAGGTGTACCGCTCCGCACCGCACCTGGTGCGGTACCTCTCGCTCCCCGTCGGCTTCCGTGCGGTGTGGGCGAAGAACCGGACGAACCAGATCTGGAATCCCGACGGCGAGCTCGTCTGGGACGCCGACGCACAGGACGCGGCGCGGGCGGCCGCGCGGCAGGAGCCGACGACGGGGGCGCCCGCCCCGGCGGGCGACGGCACGGCGAGTGACGCACCTGCGGGCGCGGCGACGTCGGGCACGTCCCGCCCGCGCGGCAGCGTGGCGTACGAGGCCGCGCGCGACGCGCTCGACGACCGCGCCGCGAGCCGCGAGCGGGTCCTGGCCGCGGCGCACGGGCTCCGCGACGCGTTCGTCCGCAACGAGCACATGATCGGGCTGCTGCCGGGGGACGCGGGCCAGGTGCTCGTCGACACGTACCGCAAGGCGGACGCCGGTGGCGCGGACCCGGTGTCGCGCGAGGCCGCGACGGCGTGGGTGCGCGAGGCGTACTTCCGCCGGCTCCCGGTCGCGTCGGAGGCGGCCGCCCGGGTCGACCGCCTGTGCGAGGACGACCCCGACGGCACCGCGCACGTGCTGCGCGGGTGGATGCGCTACAACGGCTACGGGTTCGCGCAGGACGCCGCGGGCGCCGTGTCCGACCACGACGAGGCGGCGCGCCGGGGGAACGCCGACGCGCTCTTCGAGCTGTCCGTCCTCACCGCGACCGGGCAGGGCACGCCGGTGGACGAGGTGCGCTCGCGCGCGCTCCTCGAGCGGGCGGCGGAGGCCGGCCACCCGCGCGCGCTCTACAACCTCGCCGCGGAGCACGCGACGGGCCGTGGTCGTCCGCGGGACTCGGCTCGGGCCCTCGAGCTGTACCTCGCGGCGGGCGAGAAGGGCAACGGGCGCGCGGCCTTCACCGCGGGCGTCATGCTGCTCACCGGCGACGGTTCGCTCCCGGACCCGGCCCGGGCGTCCGGTGCGTTCCGGGACGCCGAGGACCTCGGTTTCGACGTGCGTGACGCCGTGGCGCAGTTCCCCCCGCGGCTCGCCGAGCAGGTCCTCGGGGCGCTCGCCGAGGGCTGA
- a CDS encoding HpcH/HpaI aldolase/citrate lyase family protein — protein MSEPGFGLGPALLFCPGDRPDRFGKAADRADAVILDLEDAVAAPAKDAARRAVVEASATLDPARTVVRVNAVGTPEHALDVAALADTRLRTVMVPKAGPELLGSLGALAASLPGARVLALCETAAGVLAAPELARRPEVVALMWGAEDLVASLGGTSSRLPDGSYRDVARHARSAVLLAAGAAGKAAVDAVHVDVGDLDGLQDEAEDAAASGFAATACIHPSHVPVIRAAYAPTPDEVAVARALLDAAAANPGGPDAVFTHDGRMVDGPVLRHAEAVLRRARG, from the coding sequence GTGAGCGAGCCCGGGTTCGGGCTCGGGCCCGCGCTGCTGTTCTGCCCCGGCGACCGGCCCGACCGGTTCGGCAAGGCCGCCGACCGCGCCGACGCCGTGATCCTCGACCTCGAGGACGCCGTCGCCGCGCCTGCGAAGGACGCCGCTCGGCGCGCGGTCGTCGAGGCGTCCGCGACGCTCGACCCGGCGCGGACGGTCGTGCGGGTCAACGCCGTCGGGACGCCCGAGCACGCGCTCGACGTGGCGGCGCTCGCGGACACGCGGCTGCGGACGGTCATGGTCCCCAAGGCCGGGCCGGAGCTGCTCGGCTCGCTGGGGGCGCTCGCGGCGAGCCTCCCGGGCGCGCGGGTCCTCGCGCTGTGCGAGACGGCGGCCGGCGTGCTCGCGGCACCGGAGCTCGCCCGACGGCCCGAGGTCGTCGCGCTGATGTGGGGTGCGGAGGACCTCGTCGCGTCGCTCGGTGGGACGTCGAGCCGACTCCCGGACGGGTCGTACCGGGACGTCGCGCGGCACGCGCGGTCCGCGGTCCTGCTCGCGGCCGGCGCGGCGGGCAAGGCTGCGGTCGACGCCGTGCACGTCGACGTCGGCGACCTCGACGGGCTCCAGGACGAGGCGGAGGACGCGGCCGCGTCGGGGTTCGCCGCGACCGCGTGCATCCACCCCAGCCACGTCCCCGTGATCCGCGCCGCCTACGCCCCGACGCCCGACGAGGTGGCCGTGGCGCGGGCGCTGCTCGACGCGGCGGCCGCGAACCCCGGCGGACCGGACGCCGTCTTCACCCACGACGGCCGCATGGTCGACGGCCCCGTCCTGCGCCACGCGGAGGCCGTGCTGCGCCGGGCGCGCGGCTGA
- a CDS encoding acyl-CoA dehydrogenase family protein, protein MIEADVLLDDEQRKLSQVVRDFADSVVAPAAYRYDTERRLPMEIIAQMGELGLFGLPFPREIGGQGKDYVSLCLAVEALARVDQSIAVTLEAGVGLGIVPIYRHGSREQQERWLPDLLAGRALAAFGLTEADAGSDAGGTRTTARLDGDEWVIDGSKQFITNSGTPITSLVTITAVTGEHVSQDGEVRKELSSIIVPAGTPGLEVGPSYDKVGWHTSDTHPLTLTDVRVPEGNLLGERGRGYANFLRALDEGRIAFAALATGAAQGCLEEALRYAKERVVFGRSIGENQHVAFTLARMQARVHTARLAWLDAAHKLVAGKPFKAEASVAKLVGGEAAMANARDASQIFGGYGFLNENPVARHYRDAKVLEVGEGTTEVQLMIIARSLGLDG, encoded by the coding sequence ATGATCGAGGCCGACGTCCTGCTCGACGACGAGCAGCGGAAGCTCAGCCAGGTGGTGCGCGACTTCGCGGACAGCGTCGTCGCGCCCGCCGCCTACCGGTACGACACCGAGCGCCGCCTGCCGATGGAGATCATCGCGCAGATGGGGGAGCTGGGGCTGTTCGGGCTGCCGTTCCCGCGAGAGATCGGCGGGCAGGGCAAGGACTACGTGTCGCTGTGCCTCGCGGTGGAGGCGCTCGCGCGCGTCGACCAGTCCATCGCCGTGACGCTCGAGGCGGGCGTGGGGCTGGGGATCGTGCCGATCTACCGGCACGGGTCGCGCGAGCAGCAGGAGCGCTGGCTGCCCGACCTGCTCGCGGGGCGGGCGCTCGCGGCGTTCGGGCTCACGGAGGCCGACGCCGGCTCCGACGCGGGCGGCACCCGCACGACCGCGCGGCTGGACGGCGACGAGTGGGTGATCGACGGGTCCAAGCAGTTCATCACCAACTCCGGGACGCCGATCACGAGCCTCGTGACGATCACGGCTGTCACGGGCGAGCACGTCAGCCAGGACGGCGAGGTGCGCAAGGAGCTGTCGAGCATCATCGTGCCGGCGGGGACGCCGGGGCTCGAGGTCGGGCCGTCGTACGACAAGGTCGGCTGGCACACGTCCGACACGCACCCCCTCACGCTGACCGACGTCAGGGTCCCGGAGGGCAACCTGCTCGGCGAGCGCGGCCGCGGGTACGCGAACTTCCTGCGCGCGCTCGACGAGGGCCGCATCGCGTTCGCCGCGCTCGCGACCGGTGCCGCGCAGGGCTGCCTCGAGGAGGCGCTGCGGTACGCGAAGGAACGGGTCGTGTTCGGGCGGTCGATCGGGGAGAACCAGCACGTCGCGTTCACGCTCGCGCGCATGCAGGCCCGCGTCCACACGGCCCGGCTCGCGTGGCTCGACGCCGCGCACAAGCTCGTCGCGGGCAAGCCGTTCAAGGCGGAGGCGTCGGTCGCGAAGCTCGTCGGTGGCGAGGCCGCGATGGCGAACGCGCGCGACGCCTCCCAGATCTTCGGCGGCTACGGCTTCCTCAACGAGAACCCGGTCGCCCGCCACTACCGCGACGCCAAGGTGCTCGAGGTCGGGGAGGGGACCACCGAGGTGCAGCTCATGATCATCGCGAGGAGCCTGGGACTGGACGGTTAA